The genomic interval ACGTCGATGCCGAACGCTTCCTCCAGGGCCATGACGACCTCGACGAGCGTCAGGCTGGTCGCCCCCAGATCCTCGGTGAAGACGGCTTCCCGGACCACTTTCCCGGCCGGTACCTGGAGCACGTCCACCACGCAGGCGGCGACCGCCTCGAACACCTCGTCGGCCATCCCGACCCCCGGCCCGCTCCGCCGATCCGCACCAGCCGTACGGAAGTCGAGTCTATCGGCGGAGCGGCCGCGTGCCAGGGGTCGGGATCACGCCGATCCGGGGCCGTCGCGGCAGGTGTCAGAAGCGGACCTCCTCGCAGGCGCGGCCGCGCGACTCCAGGTGTCCGTTGACGTGCTCCCAGCCTTCGGCGCAGAGCACCGCGCGGTTGGGGAGGTCGCGGTGGACGGGCACGGAGAACTTCTGGTGGTAGCCCCAGAACTGCGTCGCGCTGTTGCGGTCGATGCCGCCGCCCCAGATGTGGAAGTGCCCGGTGAAGTCGCCGTTCCAGGTGGTCGACGCGGACACCGTCTCGACGCGCAGCCCGCTGCCCTCGACGGAGATGCACGTGCGGTGGTTGCACCCGTTCGCACCGGCGGACGCCGTCGGCGTCGCGCCGACGGTGACCACCCCGACGCAGACCGCGCTCACGGCCGTACGCAGCAGCCAACGCACCTTCGCACCCACAGAGTTCATGCCGCTCCCTCTCGAATTGGATCACTCTCGCCGGGTGATCTTGGCAGCGGTGGCCGGTGCGCAGGGCGTACGGCCGGGGTCGGTCACCCCTACGGGCGACCGGTCCGGCCGCCGGGTGACGTGGAGCCGTGGCCGCGCGCCGGGTTCGTCCTCATTCCGGCTTCGGCCGGGACCGCAGGAGTCGCATCTGGGCGTGGCTGAGGTCGTGCGCCTGACGCATGTGGCGGGTGATGACTTCGAGTTCGTCCTCGGTGTGGCTGTCGAGGAGGGCCTGCCAGCCCTGGCCGAGGTCGTCCCACACGGCGGTGACCCGGGCGATGCGCTCGGGCACCGGGGTGACGAGCACCCGGCGGCGGTCGCGCCGGTCGGGCGTGCGGGTGACGTAGCCCCCTCGTTCGAGCCGGTCGACGAGCCGGGTGGCCGAGCCCGTGGTCAGGCCCGTCATGTCGGCGAGCTGCCGGACGGTGAGCGGCTCGGCTCCGGCCGTCAGCAGGCTCAGGGCCTGTACGTCCGTCGGGTGCAGTCCGAGGTGATCGGCGACGGCCTGGTTGAACAGTACGTACGCCGCCAGGTGGCGGCGGGACTCCTTCGCCAGCTCCTCGTGGAGCCGGGCCCGGCGCGGGTCTGTCACGTGGATCACACTCCCAATCGCTGCGCGGCGCAGCGAAATCTCCTAGTCTTCTGTGTGACGCATTAACTGCGTCACGCAGTCATTCTATCCCTTGGGAGAACCATGCTCACCGTCACCGTCGCCGTCACCGGGGCCACCGGAGCCCAGGGCGGGGCCACCGCCCGCGCCCTGCTCGCCGCCGGCCACCGGGTGCGCGCCCTCACGCGCCGTCCAAAATCCCCCGCCGCCGACGCCCTGCGCCGCCTCGGGGCCGACGTGCGCCACGCCGACCTCGACGACGCCCCCTCGCTCCGTGCCGCCCTCACCGGCGCGGACTCGCTCTTCGCCGTCACCACCCCGTTCGGCACCGACACCGCCACCGAGACCCGGCAGGGCAGGACCCTCGTCGACGCCGCGGCGGCCGCCCGCCTCGGGCACGTCGTGTTCACCTCCGCCGCCCACGCCGACCGCGGCACCGGTATCCCGCACTACGAGAGCAAGCACCTGATCGAGCGGCACCTGCGCGAGGCCGGCGTGCCCTGGACGGTGATCGCTCCGGCGGCCTTCATGGACAACTACGCGGGCGGCTGGACCCTCGACGGGCTGCGCGACGGCACCTTCGCCTGGCCCATGCCCGCCCACCTGCCGCTCACCCTCATACCCGCCGCCGACATCGGCGCCTTCGCCGCCCTGGTCCTCCTGCGCCGCGACGAGTTCACCGGCCGGCGCATCGACATCGCCTCCGACACACTCACCCCTGGCCGGATCGCGGAGACCCTCACGGCGGCCCTCGGCCGTCCGGTCGCCCACCAGGAGGTGCCTCTGGAGCAGGTGCAGAACTGGTCCACCGACCTGGCGGCCATGTTCGCGTACTTCACCACCCACGGCCTCGACGTCGACGTCGCCGGACTGCGCCGCGACTACCCCGAGGTCGGCTGGCACACCTTCGCCGACTGGGCCGCCGGCCAGGACTGGGACGCGCTGTCGGCCACCGCGCCGGCCCATCGGTGACCCGCCGCCCTCGGCCGGCCCCCTGGCCGCCCCGGGCGTCGGCGTGCTCGATCACGACGCCGCCGCCGGGGCGCGGCGGCCGTCAGCCCGCCGGGCGTGCGGAGCGGATCAAGCGGTCCGTCAGGAAGGCGAGGATCTCGTCCCTGGCCTTCCGCGTGGGGTGCCCCTCCTCGTCGACGAAGTGGGCGGTGACGACGCTGTGCGGGGACGCCACCACGTCACGGAAGAACGGCGGCGGCGCGGGGTTGGCGGAACTCCCCGGGAGGACACGGCCGTCGAAGGCGTCGCCGAGGAGCGCCCGGTAGGCGGCGAAGCGCCGGCCGGTGCACCAGCGGTCGTCGTCGAAGCGGTAGGCGAGGACCTTCAGCCCGTCGCGCGTGACGCGGTCCCGGACCGCGCGCGCGTCCTCGTCGCCGAGCTCGATCGCGGTGTCGTCGTCCAGCGGCAGCGACGGATGGTTGACCACCGGGGCGATGACGGCGGGTTCGACCGCCATGGTCAGCGCGAAGTTGCCGGTGAAGCACAGCCCGATCGCGCCGACTCCCGGACCGCCGCATGCGGCGTGCGCCCGGCGCGCGAGCCCGCGCAGCCAGGCGGTGACGGGGCTGGTGCCACCCCCGGCGAACGCGCGGAACTCCGCGCTGACGCACGCGCGGCGGACGACCTCCTTCCCGCCCTCGGCCGTGGGCCAGGCGCCGTCGGACCCGAACAGCGAGGGGACGTGGACGGTGAAGCCCGCGTCCCGCACCCACCGCGCCAGGCGGAGGACGTCAGGACTGATGCCGGGCATCTCCGGCATCAGTACGACGGCCGGCCCGGAACCCGCGACGTACACCGTCTTCGCCACCCCGTCCACCTCCACGAGCCGGCGGGAGAAATCCGTGATCGCGTCGTCGGAACACCTGCTGTCAGCACTCATGGGTGACAGCGTGAACCGGTGTGCCGCACAAGGGGACGGGCCGGATCGCCACGTGCAAGGGTAATCTCGCCATGGGGAGTTGACGGTGAGGAGGCGAGCGTGAGCGCGCTGCGGGTCGGTGTCCTGGCCTATCCGGGCTGCTTCGCGTCCGAGGTGTACGGGATACCCGACCTCCTGACGATGGCCACGCACGTCGCCGGCCCGGAGCACGCCGGATACGAGGTGTCGGTCGTCTCGCCCCGCCTCCGCGTCACCGCCTCCGGCGGCGCGGCGATCGCCGTCGCCCCGCTGCGCGAGGTCGACGTCCTCGTCGTGCCGGGGTTCGAGCTCCTGCCGGGACTCGACATGGACGAGAAACTCGCGCACCTCGCCCCGGAGATCGCGGCGATCCGCGCGCACGCCGCCGCGGGCACGGCGGTCGTCTCCCTCTGCGTCGGCGCGTTCCTGCTCGCCGGAGCGGGGCTCCTCGACCGCCGCCGGGCCACGACGTCATGGCTCTTCGCGGACGAACTGGCCCGGCGCTGCCCCGAGGCGGACGTCCGGCCCGAGTGCCTGGTCGTCACCGACCGGGGGGTGACGACGACGGCGGCCTTCAGCGCCATGTACGACTTCGCGCTGGAACTGATCCGCCGGCACAGCGGGGCCGGCGTGGCGAGGACGACCGCGCGGGTGGCGCTCGTCGACGACGCGCGCTCGTCCCAGGCTCCGTACGTCGACGCGCGGCTTCTCCCGCAACCGGGGAACGAGTTCTCCCGCAGGGTCATGCGGCGCCTCGACCAGAACCTCGCCGCCCGGTACGACCTCGCCGCGCTGTCGGACACCTTCAACGTCAGCACACGGACGCTGCTGCGCCGCTTCGCGGACGAGACGGGCCGCAGTCCGCTCGAATACCTCCAGTCCTCGCGCGTGCGGCGCGCCCGTCACCTCCTGGAGACCACGGACCGGACCGTCGCCAGCATCTCCACGGCGGTCGGGTACCGGGACTCCGGGACCTTCGCCGCCCTCTTCGCCAAGCACACCGGACGGCGGCCGAGGGACTACCGCGCGAGCTTCCGGCGCGGCGCCGGCTGACGGAGCCGGGGCGAGGGCCCGGGTGCCGCCGGTCGGCCGCGCCGTCTCGCACCGGCGTCCGGGCCGTCCCTCCCGCAGGTGAAATGCCCGTGACGGCCGTTCGGTCCCGGTGGTCCGTGGTGACACATAGCCCTTGTGCGGACGAAGAGGCGTGACATGAGGGTGGCTCGTCTGATCCGGCTGGCGGCGGCCGGGCTGCTGAGCGTGGCGGCGGCCTTCGTCCCGGCACCCGCCGGAGCGCGGGCGCCGGGGCCACCTCCGACCGGCCCGGTGCAGAACAACTGGGCCTCCGCCATGCTGTACTCGGTGGCCCACCCACAGGCGTACCCGAGAGGCGTCAACGAGCCCGGCTGCCGGCCGGACCCGGCGCACCCTCGGCCGGTGGTCCTGGTGAACGGCACCCTGGAGAACGTCTACGCGACCTGGTCACGGCTCGCACCGCAACTGCGGAGCGACGGCTTCTGCGTCTTCGGCTTCCACTACGGCGGCCAGGAGGGAAGCCCGTTCCAGCAGCTCGGGCCCATGCGCGCATCGGGCCGGCAGCTCGCCGCCTTCGTGGACCGGGTGCGCGCGGCGACCGGGGCGGCGCGCGTGGACCTCGTCGGTCACTCCCAGGGCGGCCTGCTGCCGTTGTACTACATCAACCGCCTGGACGGCCGCACCAAGGTCGGGCGCATGGTCGGCATCGAGCCGGTCAGCCGCGGTGTGCGCCTGCACGGAGTGCTCACCGTCATGGCCCGTACGCCCGGACTCTCCCAGGTCGAAGGCCTGGTCTGCGCGGCGTGCGCGGACTTCACGGCCGGATCGCCCTTCATGCGGGAGGCCGCCGAGGGCGGCCACACCCGGCCCGGCGTCGAGTACACCACGATCATCTCCCGCGCCGACGGCCTGGTCACCGTGGCCGAGGCCCAGCTTCCACCGGCCCGTAACGTCACCAACATCGTGACCCAGGACGTGTGCCCCACCGACCTCGTGGACCACGCGAACGCCGTCTACGACGACATCACCCTGCGCCTGGTCCGCGACGCCCTCGACCCGGCCGGCTCCCGGCCACCCCGCTGCCACGTCACACTGCCCCTGCTGCCTCCCCAGCCGTGAGGGCGAGGACCTCCGCGACCAGGAGCACCGGCCCCACCTGACCCCGCGTCGGTAAGAATCCGGTAAGAAGCGGCTCCCCTCGTCACCCGGCCGACGGGTCTTCTCAACAGGCCGGACGTGAACCAGGATGTCCTGCTACGGGAAGCGCGCGAAGGAGCCGGTCAACGGCACCGGCGGTCTCGCCGGACGGACCCGTATGGCGTCGCGCGCCGGAGACCGCCCGGCACCGGTGCGCGCCCGCCCGTACCACCCGGCGAGAGACACCTGTCAGGAGAACGGCATGCACACCGACCCCCAGCCTCCCTCACCTTCCGCCCCCGGCGCCCCGCAGCTCGACGCCGTCGTCGTCGGGGCCGGCTTCTCCGGCCTCTACCAGCTGCACCGGCTGCGCGAACTGGGTCTGCGCACCCGCGTCTTCGAAGCGTGCGAGGACATCGGCGGGACCTGGTACCGCAACCGCTACCCCGGCGCCCGCTGCGACGTCGAGAGCACGTCCTACTCGTACTCCTTCTCGCCCGAACTGGACCAGGAATGGGAGTGGAGCGAACGCTACGCGACGCAGCCGGAGATCCTCCGCTACCTCCACCACGTCGCCGACCGCTTCGACCTGCACAAGGACGTCACCCTGCGCACCCGCGTGACCCGGGCGGTGTACGACGAGGGCGCCCACGTCTGGCAGGTGACCACCGACACCGGTGAGACGGTCACCACCCGGTTCGTCGTGCTGGCCACGGGCTGCATGTCGGCCGTCAAGGAACCGGACATACCCGGCGCCGGTACCTTCGCCGGCCAGGCCCTGCACACCGCCGACTGGCCGCACGAGGGCGTCGACGTCACCGGTAGACGGGTCGCCGTGATCGGCACCGGCTGCTCCGGCGTCCAGGTCATCCCGCTGCTGGCCGAGCGGGCCGCCGGGCTCACGGTCTTCCAGCGCACACCGGTCTACGCGCTGCCGGCCCTGAACCGGCCGCTGACCGCGGCGGAGAACGCCGAGTTCAAGGCCCGCTACCCGGAGTTCCGCGCCGCCCAGCGGAAGTCCCGGGGCGGCACCGTCTTCGAGCCGCCCACGTGCTCCGCCCTGGAGGTCGACGAGGCGGAGCGCACGGCCACCTATGAAGCGGGCTGGGAATCCGGCCTGCTCAGCGGCCTCCTGCGCACGTACACCGACCTCCTCGCCGACCGGGACGCCAACGAGACCGTCTCCGAGTTCGTCCGCTCCAAGATCCGGTCGATCGTCACCGACCCGGAGACGGCCGAGACGCTCTCGCCGCGCACCTTCCCCTTCGGCACCAAACGGCCCTGCCTGGACACCGACTACTACGCCACCTACAACAAGCCGCACGTGAACGTCGTGGACCTCACCAGGACCCCGATCGTCGAAATCACGCCGAAGGGCGTCACGACCTCGGACGGGGAACACCCCGTCGACGTCATCGTCTTCGCCACCGGCTTCGACGCCATGACCGGCTCCCAGGTCGCCGTGGACATCGTCGGCAAGGGCGGCACCACCCTCAAGGAGAAGTGGGCCGACGGCCCCCGGAACCACCTGGGCCTGCTCTCGGCCGGCTTCCCGAACCTCTTCACCGTCATCGGACCCCTCAGCCCGTCGGTGCTCAGCAACGCGGTGGTGTCCATCGAACAGCACGTGGAGTGGATCACCGACTGCATCGCCCACCTGTGGCGGAACGGCATCACCGAGATCGACACCACCCCGGACGCCGAGGAGGACTGGTGCGCCCAGGTCGCCGACCTCGCCTCCCGCACCCTCTACCCGGACGTGGCCTCCTGGTACACGGGGGCGAACGTACCGGGCAAGCCCCGGGTGTTCCTCGCCTACACGGGGGGCCTGGACCGGTACCGGGCGGAGTGCGACGCCGCCGCGCGCGACGGATACCGCGGTTTCGTCCTGTCCGGGACGCCGGCCGGTCCGCGCCCCGCCGTGGCGGACGCCCGCTGATCCGGCGGTTCCCTTCGCCTAGGCGCGGGTGAAGCCGCGGCGTCGTTCGGCGTCGGTGACTTCGTAGCGGTACGCGTCGAGTTCGGTGCGGGCGGTGTGGCGGTAGTGTCGGGCCACCTCGGGGGTGAGGGCCTCGTCGGCGAGAGGGTCGTCGAAGGCGAGGAGCGCTTCGTGGAGGCCGGCCGGGACCGCGGCGGCGTCCGCGCCGGCACGGTAGGCGTTACCGGTGAGGGCGGCCGGGGGCGTGAGGGAGCCGCGGATGCCGTGCAGAGCCGCGGCCAGGGCCGCGGCGAGGGCGAGATAGGGGTTGGCGTCCGCGCCCGGCAGGCGGATCTCCAGGTGCAGCCCCCGGCCGTGGCCGGTCACGCGGACGGCGCAGGTGCGGTTGTCACGGCCCCAGGTGAAGTGGGTGGGGGCGAAGGAACCGGGCTTGAACCGCCGGTAGGAGTTGACGGTGGGGGCGTAGAGAGGCGCGAGGTGGGGGAGGGCCGCGAGGAGACCGGCGACGGCCTGCTCCCCGGTGCGCGACAGGCCCCCTTCGTCGTCGACGAGTACGGGGCGGGCCTCGTCCCACAGGGAGAGATGCAGGTGGAGGCCGCTGGCCAGCCCCGTGGCCGGCGCCGCCATGAACGTCGCCGCCAGACCGGCCCCGTCGGCGAGGGCGCGAGCGGCGTGCTTGAGGACGAGGTGGCCGTCGCACGCGGCGAGCGGGTCGCCGTAGGGGAAGGTCACCTCGACCTGGCCGGGCGCCCCTTCGGTCTTCACGGCCTCGACGGGCAGCCCGGCTTCGCGCAGCCGGCCCGCGAGCGTGTGCAGGTACCGGATCAGCTCGGGCGGGTGGTCGAGCGCGTAGTCCAGGTTGTGCGCGCAGACCGGGACGAGGCCGTGTCCGGTGCCGTCGCCGGGCACGGGCGTCCGGTAGAGGAAGAACTCGGCTTCGAGCCCGGCCCTGGCGCTCAGACCGAGGGCGGCGAGCTCGTCGAGCCGGCGGCGCAGCACCTGCCGGGGCGAGACCTCCACGGGGAGGCCGGTCATGCGGTGGGCGTCGGCCAGGACGAGCGCGGTCCGCGGGAGCCAGGGCAGCAGGCGGGCCGTGCCCGGGTCGGGTACGAGCCGCAGGTCGCCGTAGCCGTCGTCCCAGGAGGTGAGGGCGTAGCCGGGGACGGGCCGCATGTCGACGTCGGTGGCCAGGACGTAGGCGCAGGCCTCGGCGCCGTGGTCGGCGACCTGCCGGAGGTAGTGGTGGGCGTCGTGGAGCTTGCCCTTGAGCCGGCCCTGGAGGTCGGGGAGCGCGAGCAGGACGGTCTCCACGTCTCCGGAGGCGATCATCCCGGCGAGCCGCTCCGGGGTGAGGACGCCCGCGGGGGCCGGGGAACCGGGGTGGGATATGGCGGGCATTTACGCGATGTCCTTCGCGACGGCGTCCGTGGGGGCGCTGCTGACGGGGGCGGGGGTGCCGTACGAGCGGCGGCCGGCGGCGGCCCACCACGCGGCGGCCAGGCCCAGGGCCACGAGCAGGGCCACGGGCGCGTAGTTGAAGGTCCTGGGCGTGACGGGGTAGCTCTGCGGAAGACAGAACAGGACCGTGACCACGGCCACCCAGCCGACGGCGGCCCGGCCCACCACCCGGCTCCACGCGCCCAGATGCCACGGTCCCGGCGTGAACCGCGAACCGGCGCGCAGGCGCAGGAGCACGGGAATGGCGTACGCCGGGGTGATGCCGATGACATTGATGGCGGTGACCGCGCCGTACGCGGTGGGGGAGTACAGGGACGGCAGGGCCAGGACGCCCGCGGCCGCGACCGAGAGCCACACGGCGGCCCGGGGGGTGCCGGTGCCGGCGTGGACCCGGCGCCAGAGCCGGGAGCCCGGCAGGGCGCCGTCGCGGGAGAAGGCGAACACCATCCGGGAGGTGGCCGCGACCTCGGCGTTGCCGCAGAAGAGCTGGGCACCGATCACGATCAGCAGCAGCGCCTTCGCCCCGGAGGCGCCCAGCGCGTCGAGGAAGATCTGCGCCGGTGGCACGCCGGTCGGACTGGCCTGCGTCCCGGCGTAGTCCTGGATCGCGAAGGTCAGCCCGACCAGCAGGATCAGGCCGGCCAGCCACGACCACCGGATCGCCCGCACGATGCCGCGCGCGGCCGCCACGGCCGCCCCCGGCGTCTCCTCCGACAGATGGGCGGAGGCGTCGTATCCGGAGAAGGTGTACTGGGCGAGGAGCAGGCCGAGGGCGGCCACGTACCAAGGGCTCGACCAGCCGGTGTCGTTGGCGAAGTGGCCGAAGACGAAACCGGCGGTCCGGTGGTGGGCGGGGACGACGGCCAGGACCACGACGATGACGCCGACGCCTGTCAGGTGCCACCACACGCTGACGCTGTTGAGCCGGCTGACCAGCCGCACTCCGAACAGGTTGAGGACGGCGTGCAGGAGCAGAATGCCGGCGAAGATCACCATGACCGACCCCGGGGTGGGGGCGAAGCCCCACTGGAGATTGAGGAAGGCGCCGGTGAACAGGGCGGCCCCGTAGTCGATGCCGGCGATCGCCCCGAGTAACCCCAGGAGGTTGAGCCAGCCGGTGTACCAGCCCCAGCGGCGGCCGCCGAGCCGGTCGGCCATGAAGTACAGGGCCCCGGAGGTCGGGTAGGCGGAGGTGACCTCGGCGAGGGCCCCGCCGACGAGCATCACCATCAGGCCGACGCCGGCCCAGCCCCAGATCATCACGGCCGGTCCGCCGGTGGACAGCCCGAACCCGTACAGCGTCATGCAGCCGGACAGCACCGAGATCACGCTGAAGCTGATGGCGAAGTTGCCGCGGGGACTCATCCGCCGCGACAGCACGGGCCGGTAGCCGAGCCGCCGCAGGTGGGCGTCGTCGTCGGGGCATGCCCCCTGGCCGGGATCGGGGCGGCCGCGACGGAGAGGCGAGGACACAGCGGTACCTCCAGGAACGGGGAAGAGGGAAAAGGAACATGCCCCACCGGAGGCGAGCGGGGGAAGAGGGCCTGCGCGGCACGCCCCGGATCCGAGGGCGCCGGCGGATCTCGGTTGCCGCTCCCGGCCTCGTGGGACAGCCTTCTCGCATGATCGAATTGCGGATGCTGACAGCGGACGACTGGCCCGAGTGGCGCGCGCTGAGGCTCGCGGCGCTCGCCGAGGCCCCGTACGCCTTCGGGTCCACGCTCGCGGAATGGCAGGGCGACGGTGACCGGGAGGAACGGTGGCGGGCCCGGCTGGGCATCGCGGGCTCGTGCAACTTCCTTGCCCTGCTCGACGGAAGGCCGGCCGGGATGGCGAGTGGCGTCCCGGGTCCGCGGGACGACGTCGCCGAGCTGATCTCCATGTGGGTCGGCGAGCGGGCACGGGGGCGAGGCGTGGGGGACGCGCTGATCCGCGGCGTGGAGCGGTGGGCCGTGCGGGAGCGGGCGGCGGTCCTCGAACTCGCGGTCAGGCCCGGCAACGCGCACGCGATCGCGCTGTACCGTCGGCACGGCTTCGAGGTCACCGGCCGGCTCGGGGATGTGCTGCCTGACGGGCAGCGGGAACACGTCATGGCGAAGCCGCTGCCCTTGGCGGCGGTGCGTGGGGAGTAGCGCCCGGAGGGGCGACGACCGGCCCCCCGCGCCCGCCGGTCGTGGGCACGGCGGCTCACTTCATGAGTGATCCCCGCATACGGTCCAGTCCGCGCAGCACCTCGTCACGGTTCTTCGCCTGCTTGATCCAGGCGGGGAGGCGGCCGATGATCCCCATCTTGCGCCACGGCTCGCACCAGGTGTCGTGTTCGCGCAGCGTCGCCCGCACGTACCGCCGCAACAGGTCGAGGTGTTCGGGGTTGTACGCCCAGAGGCGGCCGTGCCGCGTGTCCGTCTGGAGCCAGAGCGGTACGTGGAAGTAGGGGTCGCGCATGACCGCCGTGCCGCCCCAGTGGAACGCGGTCCGGTCGCCCTGCCTCCGCTGCCGTGACAGTCCGCAGTGACGGCACACGAGCCGCCGCGACGCGTACGGGCCGGACGGGGTGTCCTCCGCGTCA from Streptomyces albireticuli carries:
- the acpP gene encoding acyl carrier protein, which codes for MADEVFEAVAACVVDVLQVPAGKVVREAVFTEDLGATSLTLVEVVMALEEAFGIDVPEPDVEAVRTVGDACDLVRRLS
- a CDS encoding MarR family winged helix-turn-helix transcriptional regulator, with product MIHVTDPRRARLHEELAKESRRHLAAYVLFNQAVADHLGLHPTDVQALSLLTAGAEPLTVRQLADMTGLTTGSATRLVDRLERGGYVTRTPDRRDRRRVLVTPVPERIARVTAVWDDLGQGWQALLDSHTEDELEVITRHMRQAHDLSHAQMRLLRSRPKPE
- a CDS encoding NmrA/HSCARG family protein, which translates into the protein MLTVTVAVTGATGAQGGATARALLAAGHRVRALTRRPKSPAADALRRLGADVRHADLDDAPSLRAALTGADSLFAVTTPFGTDTATETRQGRTLVDAAAAARLGHVVFTSAAHADRGTGIPHYESKHLIERHLREAGVPWTVIAPAAFMDNYAGGWTLDGLRDGTFAWPMPAHLPLTLIPAADIGAFAALVLLRRDEFTGRRIDIASDTLTPGRIAETLTAALGRPVAHQEVPLEQVQNWSTDLAAMFAYFTTHGLDVDVAGLRRDYPEVGWHTFADWAAGQDWDALSATAPAHR
- a CDS encoding dienelactone hydrolase family protein is translated as MSADSRCSDDAITDFSRRLVEVDGVAKTVYVAGSGPAVVLMPEMPGISPDVLRLARWVRDAGFTVHVPSLFGSDGAWPTAEGGKEVVRRACVSAEFRAFAGGGTSPVTAWLRGLARRAHAACGGPGVGAIGLCFTGNFALTMAVEPAVIAPVVNHPSLPLDDDTAIELGDEDARAVRDRVTRDGLKVLAYRFDDDRWCTGRRFAAYRALLGDAFDGRVLPGSSANPAPPPFFRDVVASPHSVVTAHFVDEEGHPTRKARDEILAFLTDRLIRSARPAG
- a CDS encoding GlxA family transcriptional regulator, with amino-acid sequence MSALRVGVLAYPGCFASEVYGIPDLLTMATHVAGPEHAGYEVSVVSPRLRVTASGGAAIAVAPLREVDVLVVPGFELLPGLDMDEKLAHLAPEIAAIRAHAAAGTAVVSLCVGAFLLAGAGLLDRRRATTSWLFADELARRCPEADVRPECLVVTDRGVTTTAAFSAMYDFALELIRRHSGAGVARTTARVALVDDARSSQAPYVDARLLPQPGNEFSRRVMRRLDQNLAARYDLAALSDTFNVSTRTLLRRFADETGRSPLEYLQSSRVRRARHLLETTDRTVASISTAVGYRDSGTFAALFAKHTGRRPRDYRASFRRGAG
- a CDS encoding esterase/lipase family protein; the protein is MRVARLIRLAAAGLLSVAAAFVPAPAGARAPGPPPTGPVQNNWASAMLYSVAHPQAYPRGVNEPGCRPDPAHPRPVVLVNGTLENVYATWSRLAPQLRSDGFCVFGFHYGGQEGSPFQQLGPMRASGRQLAAFVDRVRAATGAARVDLVGHSQGGLLPLYYINRLDGRTKVGRMVGIEPVSRGVRLHGVLTVMARTPGLSQVEGLVCAACADFTAGSPFMREAAEGGHTRPGVEYTTIISRADGLVTVAEAQLPPARNVTNIVTQDVCPTDLVDHANAVYDDITLRLVRDALDPAGSRPPRCHVTLPLLPPQP
- a CDS encoding flavin-containing monooxygenase encodes the protein MHTDPQPPSPSAPGAPQLDAVVVGAGFSGLYQLHRLRELGLRTRVFEACEDIGGTWYRNRYPGARCDVESTSYSYSFSPELDQEWEWSERYATQPEILRYLHHVADRFDLHKDVTLRTRVTRAVYDEGAHVWQVTTDTGETVTTRFVVLATGCMSAVKEPDIPGAGTFAGQALHTADWPHEGVDVTGRRVAVIGTGCSGVQVIPLLAERAAGLTVFQRTPVYALPALNRPLTAAENAEFKARYPEFRAAQRKSRGGTVFEPPTCSALEVDEAERTATYEAGWESGLLSGLLRTYTDLLADRDANETVSEFVRSKIRSIVTDPETAETLSPRTFPFGTKRPCLDTDYYATYNKPHVNVVDLTRTPIVEITPKGVTTSDGEHPVDVIVFATGFDAMTGSQVAVDIVGKGGTTLKEKWADGPRNHLGLLSAGFPNLFTVIGPLSPSVLSNAVVSIEQHVEWITDCIAHLWRNGITEIDTTPDAEEDWCAQVADLASRTLYPDVASWYTGANVPGKPRVFLAYTGGLDRYRAECDAAARDGYRGFVLSGTPAGPRPAVADAR
- a CDS encoding glutamine synthetase family protein produces the protein MPAISHPGSPAPAGVLTPERLAGMIASGDVETVLLALPDLQGRLKGKLHDAHHYLRQVADHGAEACAYVLATDVDMRPVPGYALTSWDDGYGDLRLVPDPGTARLLPWLPRTALVLADAHRMTGLPVEVSPRQVLRRRLDELAALGLSARAGLEAEFFLYRTPVPGDGTGHGLVPVCAHNLDYALDHPPELIRYLHTLAGRLREAGLPVEAVKTEGAPGQVEVTFPYGDPLAACDGHLVLKHAARALADGAGLAATFMAAPATGLASGLHLHLSLWDEARPVLVDDEGGLSRTGEQAVAGLLAALPHLAPLYAPTVNSYRRFKPGSFAPTHFTWGRDNRTCAVRVTGHGRGLHLEIRLPGADANPYLALAAALAAALHGIRGSLTPPAALTGNAYRAGADAAAVPAGLHEALLAFDDPLADEALTPEVARHYRHTARTELDAYRYEVTDAERRRGFTRA
- a CDS encoding amino acid permease, producing MSSPLRRGRPDPGQGACPDDDAHLRRLGYRPVLSRRMSPRGNFAISFSVISVLSGCMTLYGFGLSTGGPAVMIWGWAGVGLMVMLVGGALAEVTSAYPTSGALYFMADRLGGRRWGWYTGWLNLLGLLGAIAGIDYGAALFTGAFLNLQWGFAPTPGSVMVIFAGILLLHAVLNLFGVRLVSRLNSVSVWWHLTGVGVIVVVLAVVPAHHRTAGFVFGHFANDTGWSSPWYVAALGLLLAQYTFSGYDASAHLSEETPGAAVAAARGIVRAIRWSWLAGLILLVGLTFAIQDYAGTQASPTGVPPAQIFLDALGASGAKALLLIVIGAQLFCGNAEVAATSRMVFAFSRDGALPGSRLWRRVHAGTGTPRAAVWLSVAAAGVLALPSLYSPTAYGAVTAINVIGITPAYAIPVLLRLRAGSRFTPGPWHLGAWSRVVGRAAVGWVAVVTVLFCLPQSYPVTPRTFNYAPVALLVALGLAAAWWAAAGRRSYGTPAPVSSAPTDAVAKDIA
- a CDS encoding GNAT family N-acetyltransferase — translated: MIELRMLTADDWPEWRALRLAALAEAPYAFGSTLAEWQGDGDREERWRARLGIAGSCNFLALLDGRPAGMASGVPGPRDDVAELISMWVGERARGRGVGDALIRGVERWAVRERAAVLELAVRPGNAHAIALYRRHGFEVTGRLGDVLPDGQREHVMAKPLPLAAVRGE